A part of Desulfovibrio sp. JC010 genomic DNA contains:
- a CDS encoding class I SAM-dependent methyltransferase: MAYTFDNKLRRMIDPADKALEKWVRPGMKVLDFGCGLGHYSIGAARLVGESGEVVAVDLQKKMLEIAIKRAAKAGLAGRIAFHQCRHDGIGYPGKVDFVVAGNVIHETPDYRKALQDIYDVLLPGGGFLFTEPRHHVRAGFFDEELKAAIEIGFAVEQLPTSFMARKAYLSK, from the coding sequence GTGGCTTATACTTTTGATAATAAATTGCGCCGCATGATTGATCCGGCTGATAAGGCTCTTGAAAAATGGGTCCGTCCGGGCATGAAGGTCTTGGATTTCGGCTGCGGACTGGGTCACTATTCAATAGGTGCGGCCCGTCTCGTTGGGGAGAGCGGTGAAGTTGTAGCGGTTGACCTGCAGAAGAAAATGCTTGAAATTGCCATTAAAAGAGCTGCAAAGGCCGGGCTGGCCGGTAGGATTGCCTTTCACCAGTGCCGTCATGACGGGATCGGCTATCCGGGAAAGGTTGATTTTGTGGTTGCAGGAAATGTTATCCATGAAACGCCGGACTATCGCAAAGCCTTGCAGGATATATACGATGTACTGCTGCCGGGCGGAGGTTTTCTCTTTACTGAACCGCGTCATCATGTAAGGGCTGGATTTTTCGATGAAGAGTTGAAAGCTGCAATTGAAATTGGTTTTGCTGTTGAGCAGCTGCCGACTTCATTTATGGCCCGCAAGGCTTATCTGAGTAAGTAA
- a CDS encoding glutamate synthase, giving the protein MCRLFALTSRDPISPMLAINALNTMKEGHDGSGVGLCLRGLGGRFEEELQGCPILSGIFTEAGLRRLEQYAMDHGFKSQYSILYTPETEPPEGTPVRGTYAAIAYKVPRGWKDLTPAQQGKKLVEMRLELRKMGEEDGDIMVFSFWPDTIVVKEVGDPLEIGEWLQLGANRNLYARRILAQGRQNTNYAINLYACHPFFIEGVASMTNGENTAFIPIKEYLQSRDVTGYQGYQSDSEVFTHIAHYTTKRLGLDIRAYKHIITPLMDHEMADHPDREFLATLKRSCRKMIIDGPNCVIGTLDDGSMFMVQDRKKLRPGIVGGKDGIYAFSSEVCGIDAVIPDRDRSKDFQPMHLDTVIVGPDCKEIETCSQKDQLPRQL; this is encoded by the coding sequence ATGTGCCGTTTATTTGCGCTTACAAGTCGCGATCCGATTTCACCCATGCTGGCCATCAATGCCCTCAATACAATGAAAGAAGGTCATGACGGCTCCGGCGTTGGTCTCTGTCTCAGGGGACTGGGCGGTCGTTTTGAAGAAGAACTGCAGGGCTGTCCCATCCTTTCCGGAATTTTTACTGAAGCCGGTCTGCGCAGACTGGAACAGTACGCCATGGACCACGGTTTCAAATCCCAGTACAGCATTCTGTACACCCCGGAAACCGAACCTCCGGAAGGCACTCCCGTCCGCGGGACATACGCTGCTATCGCATACAAGGTTCCCAGAGGCTGGAAAGACCTTACTCCGGCTCAGCAGGGAAAGAAGCTGGTTGAAATGCGCCTTGAGCTGCGCAAGATGGGCGAAGAGGACGGAGACATCATGGTCTTCTCTTTCTGGCCCGACACCATCGTTGTAAAGGAAGTCGGTGATCCCCTTGAGATCGGCGAATGGCTCCAGCTCGGTGCCAACCGTAACCTGTATGCCCGCCGCATTCTCGCGCAGGGCCGCCAGAACACCAACTACGCCATCAACCTTTACGCCTGCCACCCCTTCTTTATAGAAGGCGTCGCTTCCATGACCAACGGCGAGAACACCGCATTTATTCCCATTAAAGAATACCTGCAGTCCAGAGACGTTACCGGCTATCAGGGCTATCAGTCCGACTCCGAGGTCTTCACTCACATCGCTCATTACACCACCAAGCGTCTGGGACTGGATATCCGTGCCTATAAGCATATCATCACCCCGCTTATGGATCATGAAATGGCCGACCATCCGGACCGCGAATTCCTCGCGACCCTGAAGCGTTCCTGCCGCAAGATGATTATCGACGGCCCCAACTGTGTTATTGGAACCCTTGATGACGGTTCCATGTTCATGGTTCAGGACCGCAAGAAGCTTCGTCCCGGCATTGTGGGCGGTAAAGACGGCATCTACGCCTTCTCTTCCGAAGTCTGCGGTATCGACGCTGTCATTCCCGACCGCGACAGATCAAAAGACTTCCAGCCCATGCACCTCGATACAGTAATCGTCGGACCCGACTGCAAGGAGATAGAGACATGCTCACAGAAAGACCAATTACCCCGTCAACTTTAG
- a CDS encoding HD-GYP domain-containing protein, which yields MADEVRVIKKKDVKPGMYVRTYGTGSFSDPHVEVGRVIESLDDIAKYLPDDTERVEILTGKSLPAMDPSGNKKAKNAEEAARNLADALPEARRVHEEALDYAHKFIEDVRKGKTVEVEEAAPIVGEVIDSLTTNEPAALTLAFLKRYDEYTYTHSINVNLYSLLLGKALGLTREELEMLGIAALFHDVGKGRIPNKVLNKPGKLTDAEYGIMKTHSQKGLEVLRDVEGLDQAVLRGVVEHHERYDGNGYPSGVKGENIHPFGRIIAISDVYDALTSVRVYKKAVTPAKTLSQMYKWKGTDFDPAYLNRFIRVMGIYPPGTMVQLDDLRFGIVLETNESKPRHPKVKVLFNDKMQPVVSECVDLATYKKNGQGVMVMRQPDPSSLGVDMQQLSRFLV from the coding sequence GTGGCTGACGAAGTCAGGGTTATAAAGAAAAAGGATGTAAAGCCGGGTATGTATGTGCGTACATACGGCACCGGATCTTTTAGCGATCCTCATGTGGAGGTTGGAAGAGTTATCGAGTCGCTGGATGATATTGCCAAATATCTCCCCGACGACACCGAACGGGTGGAAATTCTGACCGGTAAGTCCCTGCCAGCGATGGATCCTTCAGGAAATAAAAAGGCGAAAAATGCCGAAGAGGCCGCACGTAATCTTGCTGACGCTCTGCCGGAAGCCCGCCGGGTGCATGAAGAAGCCCTCGACTATGCCCATAAGTTTATAGAAGACGTGCGCAAGGGTAAGACTGTTGAGGTCGAAGAAGCTGCTCCCATTGTTGGGGAGGTGATTGACAGTCTGACCACAAACGAGCCTGCAGCCCTCACTCTGGCCTTTCTGAAAAGATATGACGAGTATACCTACACCCACAGTATTAACGTAAACCTCTATTCCCTGTTGCTGGGCAAGGCACTCGGTCTTACGCGTGAAGAACTGGAGATGCTCGGTATTGCCGCTCTTTTTCATGATGTGGGCAAGGGGCGCATTCCCAACAAGGTGCTTAATAAGCCCGGCAAGCTTACTGATGCTGAATACGGTATTATGAAGACCCATTCCCAAAAGGGACTTGAGGTTCTCCGTGATGTTGAGGGTCTTGATCAGGCTGTGCTGCGTGGTGTTGTTGAACATCATGAACGTTATGACGGCAACGGGTATCCAAGCGGGGTCAAGGGGGAGAATATCCATCCTTTCGGGCGGATTATCGCTATCAGCGACGTCTATGATGCCCTGACCAGTGTGCGGGTTTATAAAAAAGCGGTAACCCCGGCCAAGACCCTTAGCCAGATGTACAAGTGGAAAGGCACGGATTTCGATCCTGCCTATCTCAATCGTTTTATCAGGGTTATGGGTATTTACCCTCCGGGTACCATGGTCCAGCTGGACGATCTGCGTTTCGGTATTGTGTTGGAGACCAATGAGTCCAAACCGCGTCATCCGAAGGTCAAGGTCCTGTTTAACGACAAAATGCAGCCTGTGGTTTCCGAGTGTGTCGATCTGGCCACCTATAAGAAAAACGGTCAGGGTGTTATGGTTATGCGCCAGCCTGATCCCAGTTCTCTGGGTGTTGATATGCAGCAGCTTTCCCGTTTTCTGGTTTAA
- a CDS encoding TetR/AcrR family transcriptional regulator, with amino-acid sequence MIRKHGNFEPVQERADVTRNDILEGALRVFSEKGYARANTKNIAAAAGVSTGSVYRYFKNKKVIFIEVINMLQARMSFDIFAKARASLEEGKSFRESMRMVGVYSVESHRSNRMFFREVMALEATDEEISAIGRERDRRIRGKLLEFLQEQKEHLKVDDLEAAAELVHLVVEEVSHHAVIFDSDAGEDRLVYQMVMMLESYLLGP; translated from the coding sequence ATGATTCGTAAGCATGGAAACTTCGAGCCGGTGCAGGAGCGAGCCGATGTTACCAGGAATGATATTTTGGAGGGGGCCCTGCGCGTATTTTCTGAAAAGGGATACGCGCGGGCCAACACCAAAAATATCGCAGCCGCAGCCGGAGTCTCCACCGGGTCGGTCTACCGCTACTTCAAGAATAAAAAGGTGATCTTCATTGAAGTGATCAACATGCTTCAGGCCCGAATGAGCTTTGATATTTTCGCCAAGGCCCGGGCCAGCCTTGAAGAGGGAAAGTCGTTCCGGGAGTCCATGCGCATGGTGGGTGTGTATTCTGTTGAATCTCATCGCAGCAACCGGATGTTTTTTCGTGAAGTGATGGCCCTTGAAGCTACGGACGAAGAAATCTCGGCCATCGGCAGGGAGAGGGACCGCAGGATCAGGGGGAAGCTGCTGGAGTTTTTGCAGGAACAGAAGGAGCATCTCAAAGTGGATGACCTTGAGGCTGCGGCGGAGTTGGTTCATCTTGTGGTGGAAGAGGTTTCCCATCATGCCGTTATTTTTGATTCCGACGCAGGGGAAGACCGTCTGGTCTACCAGATGGTTATGATGCTTGAGAGTTATCTGCTTGGCCCGTAG
- a CDS encoding glutamate synthase-related protein, which yields MLTERPITPSTLGVKDLNWQIEWDKNLCTQCGRCTSVCPVNAIELGVFRKREIKTPASLMKKAENEYTVFYGIRQKTDPAYACIGCSMCNMVCPNNAIGPKREEGSTTQKFHNDRGGNPRTRGGRRNSGESLLDQIKFMRISMLTDPALDAGRHEFRLNTLLGRVQSPEESLKTYSEHGWKPPVREIYPLVIGGMSFGAMSPNMWEGLQMGVAYLNEELNMPVRISTGEGGCPPRLLRSRFLKYVILQIASGYFGWDEIIHAIPEMKVDPCAIEIKYGQGAKPGDGGLLMWYKVNKLIAAIRGVPERVSLPSPPTHQTQYSIEESVAKMIQSMSMAWGFRVPVYPKISASSTSLAVLNNLTRNPYAAGLAIDGEDGGTGAAYNVSMNHMGHPIASNLRDCYNALVVTGKQNELPLIAGGGIGKSGNLAANAAALIMLGASAVQVGKYVMQAGAGCLGSEKDRCNVCNIGVCPKGITSQDPRLYRRLDPEKVAERVVDFYLSFDTEIKKIIAPLGRSTSLPIGMSDALGISDRDAADRLGIKYVV from the coding sequence ATGCTCACAGAAAGACCAATTACCCCGTCAACTTTAGGCGTTAAAGACCTGAACTGGCAGATCGAGTGGGACAAGAATCTCTGTACCCAGTGCGGTCGCTGCACCTCTGTCTGTCCGGTCAACGCTATTGAACTCGGCGTATTCCGCAAGCGCGAGATCAAAACTCCCGCCAGCCTGATGAAAAAGGCCGAGAACGAATACACAGTATTTTACGGCATCCGCCAGAAGACCGACCCGGCTTACGCCTGTATCGGCTGCTCCATGTGCAACATGGTTTGCCCCAACAACGCCATCGGTCCCAAGCGTGAAGAAGGTTCCACAACCCAGAAATTCCACAATGACCGCGGCGGTAACCCCCGCACCCGTGGTGGACGCCGCAACTCCGGTGAATCCCTGCTGGATCAGATCAAGTTCATGCGTATCTCCATGCTCACCGACCCCGCGCTGGACGCAGGTCGCCATGAGTTCCGTTTGAACACCCTGCTCGGTCGCGTGCAGTCTCCCGAAGAAAGCCTGAAGACTTATTCCGAACACGGCTGGAAGCCCCCCGTTCGTGAAATCTACCCGCTGGTTATCGGCGGCATGTCCTTCGGGGCCATGTCTCCCAACATGTGGGAAGGTCTGCAGATGGGTGTTGCTTACCTGAACGAAGAGCTGAACATGCCTGTGCGTATTTCCACAGGTGAGGGCGGTTGTCCTCCCAGGCTGCTCCGTTCCCGTTTCCTCAAATATGTAATTCTCCAGATCGCATCCGGTTATTTCGGCTGGGATGAAATCATCCATGCCATTCCGGAAATGAAGGTCGATCCCTGCGCCATCGAGATCAAATACGGTCAGGGCGCAAAGCCCGGTGATGGCGGACTGCTCATGTGGTACAAGGTTAACAAGCTCATCGCCGCAATCCGCGGTGTTCCGGAGCGGGTCAGCCTGCCCAGCCCCCCAACCCACCAGACCCAGTATTCCATTGAGGAATCCGTAGCCAAGATGATCCAGTCCATGAGTATGGCCTGGGGATTCAGGGTCCCGGTTTACCCGAAGATTTCCGCCTCATCCACTTCTCTGGCGGTTCTCAACAACCTGACCCGTAACCCTTATGCCGCAGGCCTTGCCATCGACGGTGAAGACGGCGGTACCGGGGCGGCATACAACGTCTCCATGAACCACATGGGACACCCCATCGCCAGTAACCTGCGCGATTGTTACAACGCACTGGTTGTTACCGGTAAGCAGAACGAACTGCCCCTCATCGCGGGCGGCGGTATCGGTAAATCCGGCAACCTCGCGGCCAACGCTGCGGCACTGATTATGCTCGGCGCAAGTGCCGTTCAGGTCGGTAAATACGTCATGCAGGCCGGAGCAGGCTGTCTCGGTTCCGAAAAAGACCGCTGCAACGTCTGTAACATCGGCGTATGTCCCAAGGGTATCACCTCTCAGGATCCCAGACTTTACCGTCGCCTTGACCCTGAAAAAGTAGCCGAAAGGGTTGTTGACTTCTATCTGAGCTTTGACACTGAAATCAAAAAGATTATCGCCCCTCTGGGCCGCTCCACATCACTGCCCATCGGCATGTCGGACGCGCTTGGTATCAGTGACCGTGATGCTGCTGACAGACTCGGCATCAAGTACGTGGTTTAA
- a CDS encoding NirD/YgiW/YdeI family stress tolerance protein encodes MSVLFLLLLVIVAAAATSETLDFKSKDVTTVAEARVSGADTKAVVKGHIVRKINDNKYVFQDKTGEIIIDLSPKAGSLPVDANAEVEIEGRVEQDLVFAGIEAQKISVIN; translated from the coding sequence ATGAGCGTACTTTTTCTTTTACTTCTGGTGATCGTGGCTGCTGCAGCAACTTCCGAAACTCTGGATTTCAAATCCAAGGACGTAACCACCGTTGCTGAAGCGCGTGTATCCGGTGCTGACACCAAAGCAGTTGTAAAGGGTCACATCGTAAGAAAGATCAACGACAATAAATACGTATTTCAGGACAAGACCGGTGAGATCATCATCGACCTCAGCCCGAAAGCGGGATCCCTCCCCGTTGACGCTAACGCTGAGGTAGAGATTGAAGGCAGGGTCGAGCAGGACCTCGTCTTCGCCGGAATCGAAGCCCAGAAAATATCCGTTATCAACTAA
- a CDS encoding FAD-dependent oxidoreductase, giving the protein MATEKICISGLEEGARIESRILEERIQKAVADGARKLEIDAMGQHGIGGRLWISKEEPIEIDVIGTSGQRLGSKGFPGTVINVHGSASDDVGWLNAGAEIIVHGNASNGACNAMAQGKVIVNGDIGARGMTMTKTNPRFDEPELWILGGVGDYFAEFMAGGTAVVCGYEAQNPENVLAFRPCVGMVGGRIFVRGPHGEFSTADAILEPITDADWEWLTTNLKENLAKIGREEVYDSLTERKEWQLIRAKSPFEKTGRKRRSMSEFRSDVWDGELGQGGLIGDLTDLDRSPIPLITHGELRRFVPVWENRKYQAPCQSACPTGMPVQKRWQLVRDGLVDEAVDLALAYTPFPATVCGYLCPNLCMEGCTRGVKDMLSVDITKLGRDGVNSPAPELPPLSGKKVAVIGGGPAGISVAWQIRRKGHEAVVYDMSDKLGGKITSAIPSSRIPKEVLDAELERVAKVIPHVHMQKKLTADDFAELRQNNDAVVLAIGAQKPRIIPIPGHERITPALDFLKDAMKGKAEVGEKVVIIGAGNVGCDVATECSRLGAKDILLIDIQKPAAFGKEREEAEHVGAKFRYPCFTQEVTEEGVVLKSGEVLPADTVIMSIGDTPDIEFLPDTIALDRGHIVVNEDYQTTEPGVYAIGDAVRPGLLTHAIGHGRETAETLDEIFCGKRPHAEPKDVIDYKRMTLEYFDPRITHFKDVQECAQECSSCGSCRDCGLCETVCPQAAISRKAGEGKDFEMACDSDKCIGCGFCANVCPCGIWNLIENSPLG; this is encoded by the coding sequence ATGGCAACAGAAAAAATATGCATCAGCGGTCTTGAAGAAGGTGCCCGTATTGAATCCCGCATCCTTGAGGAGCGGATTCAGAAAGCGGTTGCCGATGGAGCCCGCAAGCTTGAAATAGACGCCATGGGCCAGCACGGCATTGGCGGACGGCTTTGGATTTCCAAGGAAGAACCCATCGAGATCGACGTTATCGGTACTTCCGGTCAGCGTCTCGGTTCCAAGGGCTTCCCCGGTACTGTAATCAACGTCCACGGTTCGGCTTCCGATGACGTGGGCTGGCTTAACGCCGGTGCGGAAATCATCGTCCACGGCAATGCTTCCAACGGCGCATGTAACGCCATGGCGCAGGGTAAGGTTATCGTTAACGGCGATATCGGTGCCCGCGGCATGACCATGACCAAAACCAACCCTCGCTTTGATGAACCGGAGCTCTGGATTCTCGGCGGAGTTGGTGACTATTTTGCAGAATTCATGGCTGGCGGTACCGCTGTAGTCTGTGGTTACGAAGCCCAGAATCCTGAGAACGTTCTCGCTTTCCGTCCCTGTGTCGGAATGGTTGGCGGTCGTATTTTCGTACGCGGACCCCACGGCGAATTCTCCACAGCAGACGCCATCCTCGAACCCATCACCGATGCGGATTGGGAATGGCTGACCACTAATCTTAAAGAGAACCTCGCCAAGATTGGCCGTGAAGAAGTTTATGATTCCCTGACCGAGCGCAAGGAATGGCAGCTTATCCGCGCCAAGTCTCCCTTTGAGAAGACCGGGCGTAAGCGTCGTTCCATGTCCGAATTCCGTTCCGATGTCTGGGACGGCGAACTCGGACAGGGCGGTCTTATCGGCGACCTGACCGACCTTGACCGTTCCCCCATTCCGCTGATCACCCACGGTGAGCTGCGCAGATTCGTTCCGGTCTGGGAAAACCGTAAATATCAGGCTCCCTGCCAGTCTGCATGTCCCACCGGCATGCCGGTACAGAAACGCTGGCAGCTGGTCCGTGACGGTCTTGTCGACGAAGCCGTGGACCTCGCCCTTGCATATACTCCTTTTCCCGCAACAGTCTGCGGTTACCTCTGTCCCAACCTCTGTATGGAAGGTTGTACCCGCGGCGTGAAAGACATGCTCTCCGTGGACATCACCAAGCTGGGCCGCGACGGCGTGAACAGCCCCGCACCTGAACTGCCGCCCCTTTCCGGTAAGAAAGTAGCGGTTATCGGCGGCGGTCCCGCAGGTATTTCCGTTGCATGGCAGATTCGTCGCAAGGGCCATGAAGCCGTGGTCTACGACATGTCCGACAAGCTCGGCGGTAAGATCACCTCCGCCATTCCTTCCAGCCGTATTCCCAAGGAAGTGTTGGATGCTGAGCTTGAGCGTGTTGCCAAGGTTATCCCCCACGTACACATGCAGAAGAAGCTTACTGCCGATGATTTCGCCGAACTGCGCCAGAACAACGACGCTGTCGTGCTGGCCATCGGTGCCCAGAAGCCGCGCATCATTCCCATCCCCGGCCATGAGCGCATCACCCCGGCCCTTGATTTCCTCAAGGATGCCATGAAGGGCAAGGCTGAAGTGGGTGAGAAAGTGGTCATCATCGGTGCGGGTAACGTCGGTTGTGACGTTGCCACTGAATGTTCCCGTCTCGGCGCAAAAGATATTCTGCTTATCGATATTCAGAAGCCTGCCGCGTTCGGTAAGGAGCGTGAAGAGGCCGAACATGTCGGTGCCAAGTTCCGCTACCCCTGCTTCACTCAGGAAGTTACCGAGGAAGGCGTGGTGCTCAAGTCCGGCGAAGTTCTTCCGGCTGACACTGTGATCATGTCCATCGGTGATACTCCGGATATCGAGTTCCTGCCCGACACCATCGCGCTTGATCGCGGTCACATCGTGGTTAACGAAGATTACCAGACCACCGAACCCGGTGTTTACGCCATCGGTGACGCTGTGCGTCCCGGTCTGCTGACCCACGCCATCGGCCATGGTCGTGAAACCGCCGAGACCCTCGATGAAATCTTCTGCGGTAAGCGTCCGCATGCAGAACCTAAAGACGTCATCGACTACAAGCGCATGACCCTTGAATACTTTGATCCGCGCATCACCCACTTCAAGGATGTTCAGGAATGTGCGCAGGAATGTTCTTCCTGCGGTTCCTGCCGTGATTGCGGTCTTTGCGAAACCGTCTGCCCGCAGGCGGCCATCTCCCGCAAGGCCGGAGAAGGCAAGGATTTCGAAATGGCCTGTGATTCCGATAAATGCATCGGCTGCGGCTTCTGCGCCAATGTCTGTCCCTGCGGTATCTGGAATTTAATTGAAAACAGCCCTCTGGGTTAA
- a CDS encoding RluA family pseudouridine synthase, protein MSDEKLLDIVYADRKIVVVNKPSGLLSVPGRGPENQDCVVTRVQKMFPECRKFPTVHRLDMDTSGLLVLGLTARAVRELVEQFQKRQVKKRYIALLDGIVKEDSGVIEMAFRLDPYNRPYQVYDPIHGKLGITHWRKLGIENGKTRVEFTPHTGRTHQLRVHSAHPQGLGCPIVGDRLYGSGTAPGQLKLHAGYLCFEHPKTKEKMEFEIEPLF, encoded by the coding sequence ATGAGCGACGAAAAATTACTCGATATAGTCTATGCGGACCGCAAAATCGTGGTGGTCAACAAACCGAGCGGACTTCTTTCCGTGCCCGGACGTGGACCGGAGAATCAGGATTGCGTGGTCACAAGGGTGCAGAAGATGTTCCCGGAATGCCGCAAGTTTCCCACTGTACATCGGTTGGATATGGATACCTCCGGCCTGCTGGTGCTGGGGCTGACTGCACGGGCTGTGCGCGAACTGGTGGAACAGTTTCAGAAAAGGCAGGTAAAAAAACGTTACATCGCCCTGCTGGACGGTATCGTCAAGGAAGACAGCGGAGTCATTGAGATGGCTTTCCGCCTTGATCCCTACAACCGTCCATATCAGGTCTACGATCCCATCCACGGCAAGCTGGGTATCACCCACTGGCGCAAGCTGGGTATTGAGAATGGCAAGACCCGCGTGGAATTCACCCCTCATACCGGGCGCACCCATCAATTAAGAGTACATTCAGCACATCCGCAGGGGCTGGGCTGCCCCATCGTGGGAGACAGGCTTTACGGTTCCGGCACAGCCCCCGGACAGCTCAAGCTGCATGCCGGGTATTTATGTTTCGAGCATCCCAAGACAAAAGAGAAAATGGAATTTGAAATCGAGCCTTTGTTTTAG
- a CDS encoding ATP-binding protein: MKDSLRFKISIGTGLILLLFFFLLGYYIVDSQKRMLEDSLYEHGNRIASLAARSCAEYLPRFSFFLIEDLALSIEQSQQVAFCEIYNREGTPILQSGNIVSKSHTPKNKPSYGDDVLIVSTPIISGNEHIGRVEIGMRLDKVRKEIQENTYSLILLFSACMLCTIIALDAFFQRILISPLRILANNTRKIARRKFVTVDVGSRMDEIGILALNFNHMSRNLESLYKNLEVNVQERTHELETANRKLVKAIAKSEAMAVEAAKGTLAKSQFLAAMSHEIRTPMNAILGMAEILGDSNLDDEQKRFVEILQESGESLLHLINEILDLSKIEAGEIPFEKKDLNLDRLIGKAFKVTAHAGHGKGLELAYNINRDVPEHLLGDPTRLQQIFVNLIGNAIKFTERGFVVVETALTQTSNGESGNSLNIHFAVKDSGIGIDKDKLDSIFDRFTQADSSTTRKYGGTGLGLSICKSLCEAMGGKIWIESRKGFGTTVHLELPLEKDPRSSVESSPLRGKSVLIVNDQDYSRQALAIRMSTRTKRISKAQNMEEGRSFIENSIKSNSPYDLIIVRGGIHGWKRQKTLNELRSMDIDEEKIVLITTVGQDYIEKFNGSVLLAPIDMHSLENASQKALSKKPELHPAPSQPSGRIRPLDILLVEDNKANCMLIQLFFKDLPHNLKIAHNGEEGLEQARSNHFDLVFMDIEMPVMDGYECTRKIRSWEAQTEIKPSIIVALTAHALTEAKEKILEAGCDSFLTKPISKDKIISTINELCNPYFS, from the coding sequence ATGAAAGATAGCTTACGGTTTAAAATATCCATAGGCACCGGGCTGATCCTGTTGCTCTTCTTTTTCTTACTGGGGTACTACATTGTGGATTCCCAGAAAAGGATGCTTGAGGACAGCCTCTATGAGCACGGCAACCGCATTGCCTCGCTGGCTGCCCGCTCCTGCGCTGAATACCTGCCGCGATTCAGCTTCTTCCTTATTGAAGACCTTGCCCTTTCCATTGAGCAGTCCCAGCAGGTCGCTTTCTGCGAAATATATAACCGTGAAGGCACGCCCATCCTGCAATCGGGCAATATTGTATCCAAATCCCACACTCCGAAAAACAAGCCCTCCTACGGAGATGACGTGCTCATCGTCTCCACGCCCATCATCAGCGGCAATGAACATATCGGCCGCGTTGAAATCGGCATGAGGCTGGATAAAGTCCGTAAGGAAATTCAGGAAAACACGTACAGTCTGATACTCCTTTTCAGTGCCTGCATGCTCTGCACCATCATCGCCCTTGATGCTTTTTTTCAGCGCATTCTCATCTCTCCGCTGCGCATACTGGCCAACAACACCAGAAAAATCGCCCGCCGTAAATTCGTTACTGTTGACGTGGGCTCGCGCATGGATGAAATCGGAATTCTGGCCTTGAATTTCAACCATATGAGCCGCAATCTGGAAAGCCTGTACAAAAATCTTGAAGTAAACGTACAGGAACGGACCCACGAACTGGAAACCGCCAACCGGAAACTGGTCAAGGCTATTGCCAAATCAGAAGCCATGGCCGTGGAAGCCGCCAAGGGAACTCTGGCAAAATCCCAGTTTCTGGCCGCCATGAGCCATGAAATCAGGACGCCCATGAACGCTATTCTGGGCATGGCCGAAATCCTCGGGGACTCCAATCTTGATGACGAGCAGAAAAGGTTTGTGGAAATCCTTCAGGAATCCGGAGAATCACTGCTGCACCTGATCAATGAAATCCTCGACTTGAGCAAGATTGAAGCAGGGGAGATCCCCTTTGAGAAAAAAGATCTCAATCTGGACCGGCTCATCGGCAAGGCGTTCAAAGTCACAGCCCATGCCGGGCATGGAAAAGGACTGGAACTGGCCTACAACATAAACCGGGATGTACCTGAACACCTGCTGGGCGACCCCACAAGATTGCAGCAGATTTTCGTAAACCTCATCGGTAACGCCATCAAATTCACCGAGCGGGGTTTTGTTGTTGTGGAAACAGCACTCACACAAACGAGCAACGGAGAGAGCGGCAACAGCCTGAATATCCATTTCGCGGTCAAGGACAGCGGTATCGGTATTGATAAAGATAAACTTGATTCGATTTTCGACCGCTTCACTCAGGCCGACTCTTCCACCACCCGTAAATACGGCGGCACCGGTCTGGGCCTTTCCATCTGCAAATCACTCTGTGAAGCCATGGGCGGGAAAATATGGATCGAAAGCCGCAAAGGATTCGGCACCACCGTCCATCTGGAACTGCCCCTTGAGAAAGACCCGCGCAGCTCTGTGGAAAGCTCTCCCCTGCGCGGCAAATCCGTTCTTATTGTCAATGATCAGGATTATTCCCGGCAGGCACTGGCAATCCGCATGAGCACAAGAACCAAGCGGATCAGTAAAGCCCAGAACATGGAAGAAGGGCGCAGCTTCATTGAAAACAGCATCAAATCCAACTCGCCCTATGACCTGATCATTGTCCGGGGAGGAATCCATGGCTGGAAACGTCAGAAGACCCTCAATGAACTGCGTTCCATGGATATTGATGAAGAAAAGATCGTCCTCATCACCACTGTGGGACAGGATTACATTGAGAAGTTCAACGGCAGTGTCCTGCTGGCTCCCATTGACATGCACTCCCTTGAAAACGCATCCCAAAAAGCACTTAGCAAAAAACCGGAACTGCATCCGGCCCCGTCCCAGCCCAGCGGACGAATCCGCCCCCTTGATATTCTTCTGGTGGAAGACAATAAGGCCAACTGCATGCTGATCCAGCTTTTTTTCAAAGATCTGCCCCACAACCTGAAAATAGCCCACAACGGAGAAGAAGGCTTGGAGCAGGCCCGCAGCAATCACTTCGACCTTGTCTTCATGGATATTGAAATGCCGGTCATGGACGGCTATGAATGCACTCGCAAAATTAGATCATGGGAAGCCCAGACTGAAATAAAACCGAGCATTATCGTAGCCCTGACCGCCCACGCCCTGACTGAAGCCAAAGAAAAAATCCTTGAAGCAGGTTGCGATTCATTCCTGACCAAACCTATCTCAAAAGACAAGATTATCAGCACCATCAACGAACTCTGCAATCCGTATTTTAGTTAA